The segment ACACCGCCGGGAACTGGGGTGATTAAATGGACGTATTTTATTGCTTCGTTGAACTCAACGTCACCCACACACTTAAAACCGGATTTTTTAGACGCATCAGCCACGTAGTTGGTGCCGACATCGATGACCACGGTTTTCTTGTTGGTGGAAGTGCTATCTATAGGTTTGAACCATTCACCTTTTACGAATTCTGGTTGACCGATGGCAACAACGACAATGTCCGCGTTGTGTAAGTACGACGCAATATCGCGGGTTTTAGAATGCGTGATGGTGACGGTGGAGTTTAAAGACTTTAATAATTCTGCGACAGGTGAGCCAACAATGTCGGATCTTCCGATCACAACAGACCGGGAACCTTCAATCGTGACGTTGGCCTTGTGAAGCAATTCAATGATCCCCTTGGGGGTGCAGGGCAGGAAGAATGGATGaccatttttcttattcaGTTCACCAATGTTGGTGGGTCCGAACCCGTCCACGTCCTTTTCTGCTAACACTCTCGAAGTAATCCTGTCTTCGTCCAAATGGGCAGGCAATGGTAATTGCACGATAATACCGTGGGTCTGTGGGTCCTCGTTCAGCTGGTCCACGTGTCTTAGAACTTCGAATTCAGAAATAGCTTCGTCTAAATGAATGAAATTAGCGACAATGCCAGCTTCTTCAGCGGCTTTGCGCTTCATGCGCACATATGTGGCCGAGTCTGGCCTGTTGCCCACTTGAATGATGGCAAGTACAGGTGCGAACCCAGGCACGTGACCTTGAATGGATTTAATTTCATTAGCAATATCGTTTCTAAATTGCTGAGCGCATGCTTTCCCGTCCAACACTTGACCAGTCATGATTATTCTTGACTTTTGATGTTGTGATGATGTCGATACCTGCCGTTGTAAGTTCAATTGACTGAGTGTTATTGCTTTATTGTAAACGAGtctatatataataaaagttACGGCACTACGGGAAACGCGTATATATcatgaataaaaaatgaatgaatGTATGTATGAATGACTGCGTAAAACGATAGAGATAAAGAagtaggaaaaaaaaaagtgacCGGGAAGAGTCATGGACGACGTGCTGGTCACGTGATATCACGTGCTTCCGTTTAGCGCCACAAATCTGGAAGGTAACCCTCTGTGACcctttcatcatcaccGTATACGGACTGCCACTGTGAGAAACCACCGCGTAACACCCATAGCCTACACCGGGAAAGCTCCGCCGTGTCAAGCGACCGAAGCAGCAGCATCGCTGCGGACGGTCCACGCTGCTGCGACAGCATACAGTGGAAAACCACGTTGAGCGGTCCGTGGCAATCCGCCTGCTCTTGCAACAGTCGGTGCTTTAACTCGCATAAGTACTCCGGATCCTTCTTAAGACGCGAGTAGGCGTAGTGCCATCCGTCTTTGATATGGCCTCCCATATAGTCCGATCCCCGAACGTCTACTACCTGGAAGGACTCCCTTAGCATAGTAGTATGGCCTTCATTCATCCAACGATGTAATTCGCTAGGGTCCAAGTACTTTACGTTTGTAATCGAGTACGAGTCCATTTTTTGCAAGtcacttttattttactATCATTCTATTGTATAGCTGCCCCGTATGTGTTGAAACTTGTTGCTTGtaagaaagtaaaaaaagatgaaaaaggaagagccaaaagaaaagaggcaTGCATATATTACCCGTATCACGTCGTTTGCATgtgagaaaaaataatccaAGACCTATCGTTATATAgtcattctttttcctaTCTTCTTACgttttgtttcttagaTTTTCATCAAGTTTAATATATATGTCGTTTTTGTTTAGTAAGCTTATTTATCGTCCGTTTCTTGTGCCGTTATTGTACTTTTTGGGTGGTTCCCCATTCTTGCACACTGCAGTTTCCTCTCTTCGTTCTATTGtttaaatttcaaattttattcttgCTGTTTTCTCTTGGTAGTACAAAACATAGCAGacacaaagaaaaatggcaAACCCAACAACTACAGGGAAGTCCTCAATTAGGGCTAAGCTTTCTAGCTCCTCGCTATCAAACCtatttaagaaaaataaaaataaaaggcaGCACGAGGAAACGGAAGAGCAGGATGATGAGCATCAAGATGAAGGGAAGCAtcaagatgaaaataaggACATACAACTCACTCCCCGGAAGCGTCGCCGGTTGACGAAGgagtttgaagaaaatgaggCCCGTTACACTAACGAACTGCCTAAAGAATTGCGCAAATATCGTCCAAAGGGTTTCAGATTCAATTTGCCTCCGACGGATAGACCGATTAGAATCTATGCTGACGGTgtttttgatcttttcCATCTCGGCCACATGAAGCAACTAGAACAGTGTAAAAAGGCTTTCCCTAATGTAACACTAATAGTCGGTGTGCCTAGCGACAAAATCACTCACAAGTTAAAAGGTTTGACTGTACTGACCGATAAGCAACGTTGCGAAACTTTGATGCACTGCAAATGGGTTGACGAAGTCGTGCCAAACGCTCCCTGGTGCGTTACTCCAAAGTTCCTACTCGAGCACAAAATCGATTACGTTGCTCATGACGACATTCCTTACGTGAGTGCTGACAGCGACGATATTTACAAACCAATAAAGGAAATGGGCAAATTTTTAACTACTCAAAGAACCGATGGTGTATCCACAAGTGATATCATCACAAAAATCATCAGAGACTATGACAAATATTTGATGAGAAATTTTGCAAGAGGGGCTACCAGACAGGAATTGAATGTTTCTTGGTTAAAGAAAAACGAGCTAGAGTTCAAGAAACACATTAATGAATTCAGATCGTACTTCAAGAAAAACCAAACAAATCTGAATAACGCCTCTAGAGATTTATATTTCGAAGTGCGTGAAATCTTACTAAAGAAAACTTTGGGTAAGAAACTCTACTCCAAGTTAATAGGCAATGAATTAAAGAGACAAAATCAACGGCAAAGACAACAGAATATTTTGGATGATCCGTTCACCAGGAAACTAATCAGGGAAGCCTCTCCTGCCACAGAATTTGCCAACGAATTTACGGGCGAGAACCCTACTTCTAAATCAGCAAATGGAAGTGGGAACATTTTCAGCCaggacgatgatgatgacacGAATTCCAATAACACAAATACGAATTCAGAATCTGATTCTAACACAAACTCAACACCTCCGAGTGACGATGACAATGACAATGACAATGACAATGATAGGTTAACTTTGGAAAACCTCGctcagaaaaagaagcaatCTGCCAACTGAGCTCCTTCTCCAACCCCGTCTCTCCCTTCTCTGCCTTCAACCTTTTTCTGTCGGTTCCGCGTACACTCATAAAcgtatgtatatatttaaagGTATaacaagataaaaaaactgTTTCCCTGTAACTTTATTTCTCATTGCCCTAACTATTGTCTTGGTTCTGTTCCCTTTAATAACCGTACCTTTAAACGGCATCACCCCCTTATTAAAAATGCAGCTTATAAAGCACAGTAGTGATATTGTGTGTTGCTCATCACCGTTTTTACCAGCAATGCTCACTCAGCTAACCAAAAATGTCTGAAGGAACTTTGTTTACAGATTTGAATGAGAGAAAGTTGATCAGGACTATCGTACCAAGAGGTTTAGTGCGTTCCTTGAGGCTGGACGTAAAACTTGCTGACCCCAGCGATGCTGAGCAACTCTACCAAAGGGAATTTCCCTGGGGAAAGTACCCCACTTTTGTAGGACCACGTGAGGAGTGGACTCTTACTGAGGCAATGGCCATTGACTACTACCTGATCCATCTTTCTAGCGACAAAAAGGCCGTGAGCCAGTTATTAGGACCCGATGGTGACTTTAAAACTCGTGCGGATATTTTAAGATGGGAGTCGCTTTCCAACAGTGATTTTTTGAACGAGGTTTGTAAAGTATTCTTCCTCCTAATCGGCATAAAGCCATACAATTCCATTGAATTTGAGACTGCGAGGAAGAACGTTGACACCATCGTTTCGCTTTACGAGAGAAGGttgaagaaacagaaattCCTGACCTCTAATGAACATGAGACTCTTGCTGATCTGACTTCAGCCGCTGCTTTCTCATTGGGGTTCTTAagtatttttgatgaaacGTGGAGGTCCAAGCATCCTGAGATTACCCATTGGTTCGATCGCGTGGTTAACTCTCGCTTTTTTGAAGGtgaatttcaaaatttcaaaatgtgCAAGTGTGCAATGCAATCCAGTAAATAAAGATACACTTTATACTTCTGTGTAACTCGTAATGTAGGACCTCTCCTTGCGGCGATTCCCTCTTTGTTCATCTTTTCAGCCGTTTCCACGTGACGAATAAACCTGCCGATCTTCAaaagtaatgaaaaattttcttttttgatattagGCGATGGGCTGAGCTAGCTTGCAAGTGCAAGTATGAGCTAATATATCCACCTCTACATTTATTTCAACTACAAGCAAACTTTTACCCTGACGTGCCATAATCATGGTGGAAACTATTATTCCAGAGGCCATTTTTATAGGTGCTAACAAACAAACCCAGGTTAGCGACCTGCACAAAGTTAAGAAAATCGTCGCATTCGGTGCAGGTAAAACTATTGCGTTATGGGATCCCATCGAACCAAACAACCAAGGGGTCTATGCCACTTTGAAAGGCCATGAATCCGAAGTGACTTGTGTAAGATTTATCCCGGACTCAGATTTTATGATATCTGCATCTGAGGATCACCATGTTAAAATATGGAAATTCTCCGATCATTCGCACTTGCAATGTATTCAAACAATTGAACATTATTCTAACACAATTGTAGCCTTGAGCGCTTTACCAAACATCGTTTCAGTCGGTTGTGCTGACGGTACTATTACCATATGGAGACAGAATACACTAAATGACGAATTCAGTCTCGCTCATGAGTTCATTATAAAGAAGGGATTCTTCTACCCGCTGTGCTTGTCATTGTCaaaagttcaagaaaacaagtATTTGCTTGCCATTGGAGGTACTAATGTTCATGTTTTTATTGCGTCTTTCATCTTAAGTAATGCGGGCATTGAAAAGTGTCAAATCGTTGCAGAGTTAGAGGGTCATGAAGACTGGGTCAAGTCATTGGCTTTCCGCCATCAGGAGACACCGGGTGATTATTTATTATGTTCTGGGTCTCAAGATCGTTATATCCGATTGTGGAGAATTAGGGTTAATGATTTAATTGACGACTCTGAAGAAGATCCGAAGAAATTAACGCTATTGAGCAATAAACAGtacaaatttcaaattgatGATGAGTTGAGGCTAGGCATAAATTTCGAAGCTTTGATTATGGGCCATGATGATTGGATCTCATCCCTTCAGTGGCACGAAACACGTTTACAGCTACTTGCTGCCACTGCTGATACTTCATTGATGGTTTGGGAACCTGATGAGACTTCGGGAATTTGGGTATGTGGTTTGCGGTTGGGTGAAATATCTTCGAAAGGTGCCTCAACTGCCACTGGCTCCTCTGGTGGTTTTTGGTCTTGTTTATGGTTCACCTATGAGGGAATGGACTTCTACTTGACTAATGGTAAAACTGGGTCTTGGAGGATGTGGAGTACgaagaataatattatttgcGATCAAAGGTTGGGCATATCTGGTGCCACGAAAGATGTAACAGATATCGCTTGGTCTCCTAATGGTGAATACTTACTAGCTACTTCTCTGGACCAAACTACTAGACTTTTCGCCCCATGGATCTATGATGCTAGTGGGAAGAAAAGGAGAGTTCCTACCTGGCATGAATTTTCTAGACCACAAGTACATGGTTATGATATGATTTGTGTTGAGCCAGTTTCGAATACCAGGTTTGTAAGCGGTggtgatgaaaaaattttgagatcATTTGATTTACCCAAAGGCGTAGCTGGAATGTTACAGAGATTTGTTGGTATCCAATTTGAGAGAGAAAGTGAAATGCCTGAATCAGCTACTGTTCCTGTGTTGGGTTTGTCCAACAAAGCAGGAGATGAtgcaaatgaaaatgatgatgatgaggaggaggaagatAGCCATAACAAAACACCCGATATTGTTGATCCCCTATCCTTGCTGGAATGCCCACCAATGGAGGATCAATTACAAAGACACTTATTATGGCCTGAAGTGGAAAAACTTTACGGACATGGCTTTGAAATAACATGTCTTGATATTTCTCCAGATCAGAGATTGATTGCCTCAGCGTGTAGGTCAAATAATGTTCAGAATGCAGTTATCAGAATATTTAGCACAGAAACTTGGTTAGAAATAAAGCCTACTTTACCGTTCCACAGCCTGACGATAACGAGGTTGAAATTTTCGAAGGATGGAAGATTTCTGCTGAGTGTTTGTCGGGACAGAAAGTGGGCACTTTGGGAGAGAAATATGAAAGATAACACATTTGAATTAAGatacaaaaatgaaaaaccaCATACAAGAATTATTTGGGATGCAGATTGGGCACCTTTAGAGTTTGGTGATGTTTTTGTAACCGCATCCAGAGATAAGACTGTTAAGGTTTGGAGACACCAAAAGGACCCAATTGATGACTATGTTATGGAAGCATCAATTAAGCACACTAAACCAGTAACTGCTGTTTCCGTTCATGATACTATTGTAGGAGacaaaattttgatatctGTGGGTCTTGAAAATGGTGAAATCTATTTATATAGTTACATTTTCGGTAAGTTCGAATTAATAACACAGCTAAAGGAGGATATAACACCGGCAGATAAAGTTACAAGATTAAGGTGGTCACATTTAAAGAGAAACGGTAAGTTTTATCTAGGTGTAGGAAGTAGTGATTTGTCCACCCGTATATACTCTTTGGCATATGAATAGATAGTATTTGTATTGTTTTACATGTAAAAAGAAGTATAGGCTTCTGCTCTAATGGCGTTATTATttacaattttttgtacttCTATATAAGTCATCGAatcttttttctacttAAACTGCCATATCCCAGGTGGATAACCATTCCAATGGTAGGTATTCCGTTTTGTCACCGTTCATACCCTGACATATTGGAGCAAATAGAGtgtatacatatatacatcCGCCAAATAATGACAAATAAGCAGGATACTTCACGATCCAATGGACTCTTTTTAAAGCGAAATCAATTACAAATCCGAACACAAGCATCGCAAAATATAACGCGGGAACGTAATGATGTACATACGTAACTCTCCCCATCATTACAAAGGGCAAATAATGTGTCATCCAGGAAACAAAAGGGAACACACCCTGAATTGTCACTTGCCAGATTTGATCATTTGAAAGATAAAGCACTTGTCTTCTCCAACAGTATAACAGAAAAAGGATAATAAATGGGAAAATGATTAAGGACGCAGTGGAAATCCATGTATTGAACGGAGAGCCCATCAGGTAATACCTAGGTATATATCCTGCCCATGAGCACATTCGTAATCCTTTGTGTAACGTTGGCCACTCCCATGCATCCGATGATAAACTATCATATTTATCTTCATCGGGAACTAGTGCGTTATTAGAAGAGGCCATGGCAAAGTTAGTTAAAATAAAATCGGTCCAAAAATTAGATTTTGGTGGAATATAATCTTCTGCGGTTTCTAAATTAGAGTTCCAATGATCCTCTACATTCCACCAAGTCGACTTATCCCTATGACTCCATGAATCTTTACAAACAATTTCAGCTTGCTTGAACCCCCAAGCTGGATACGTTAACCCAGTGGAAGCTAAGTAACAGCCCAAAACTTTGTGTCTTAACCtgaaaaaagtagaaaCTGGATGTAAGACATCTGAATCTTCATTAGAGTAGATGGGATTCGGTGAATCCATTTGCTTCACAATCTCTATTATCCAGTCATCCTTTTCATCCCCAACGCTTTGTGATCCATAGCCTGAAACTTCGAAATTTCCTCTAGATACGTGAGAAGGAACGTTATGAGAGTGAAGATTTGACCCCGTATTTTTATGACTGAGACGAACTTCCATGCCATCCTTTATT is part of the Saccharomyces mikatae IFO 1815 strain IFO1815 genome assembly, chromosome: 16 genome and harbors:
- the PCT1 gene encoding choline-phosphate cytidylyltransferase (similar to Saccharomyces cerevisiae PCT1 (YGR202C); ancestral locus Anc_5.137) encodes the protein MANPTTTGKSSIRAKLSSSSLSNLFKKNKNKRQHEETEEQDDEHQDEGKHQDENKDIQLTPRKRRRLTKEFEENEARYTNELPKELRKYRPKGFRFNLPPTDRPIRIYADGVFDLFHLGHMKQLEQCKKAFPNVTLIVGVPSDKITHKLKGLTVLTDKQRCETLMHCKWVDEVVPNAPWCVTPKFLLEHKIDYVAHDDIPYVSADSDDIYKPIKEMGKFLTTQRTDGVSTSDIITKIIRDYDKYLMRNFARGATRQELNVSWLKKNELEFKKHINEFRSYFKKNQTNLNNASRDLYFEVREILLKKTLGKKLYSKLIGNELKRQNQRQRQQNILDDPFTRKLIREASPATEFANEFTGENPTSKSANGSGNIFSQDDDDDTNSNNTNTNSESDSNTNSTPPSDDDNDNDNDNDRLTLENLAQKKKQSAN
- the YCH1 gene encoding phosphatase YCH1 (similar to Saccharomyces cerevisiae YCH1 (YGR203W)); translated protein: MDSYSITNVKYLDPSELHRWMNEGHTTMLRESFQVVDVRGSDYMGGHIKDGWHYAYSRLKKDPEYLCELKHRLLQEQADCHGPLNVVFHCMLSQQRGPSAAMLLLRSLDTAELSRCRLWVLRGGFSQWQSVYGDDERVTEGYLPDLWR
- the ELP2 gene encoding Elongator subunit ELP2 (similar to Saccharomyces cerevisiae ELP2 (YGR200C); ancestral locus Anc_5.139) is translated as MVETIIPEAIFIGANKQTQVSDLHKVKKIVAFGAGKTIALWDPIEPNNQGVYATLKGHESEVTCVRFIPDSDFMISASEDHHVKIWKFSDHSHLQCIQTIEHYSNTIVALSALPNIVSVGCADGTITIWRQNTLNDEFSLAHEFIIKKGFFYPLCLSLSKVQENKYLLAIGGTNVHVFIASFILSNAGIEKCQIVAELEGHEDWVKSLAFRHQETPGDYLLCSGSQDRYIRLWRIRVNDLIDDSEEDPKKLTLLSNKQYKFQIDDELRLGINFEALIMGHDDWISSLQWHETRLQLLAATADTSLMVWEPDETSGIWVCGLRLGEISSKGASTATGSSGGFWSCLWFTYEGMDFYLTNGKTGSWRMWSTKNNIICDQRLGISGATKDVTDIAWSPNGEYLLATSLDQTTRLFAPWIYDASGKKRRVPTWHEFSRPQVHGYDMICVEPVSNTRFVSGGDEKILRSFDLPKGVAGMLQRFVGIQFERESEMPESATVPVLGLSNKAGDDANENDDDEEEEDSHNKTPDIVDPLSLLECPPMEDQLQRHLLWPEVEKLYGHGFEITCLDISPDQRLIASACRSNNVQNAVIRIFSTETWLEIKPTLPFHSLTITRLKFSKDGRFLLSVCRDRKWALWERNMKDNTFELRYKNEKPHTRIIWDADWAPLEFGDVFVTASRDKTVKVWRHQKDPIDDYVMEASIKHTKPVTAVSVHDTIVGDKILISVGLENGEIYLYSYIFGKFELITQLKEDITPADKVTRLRWSHLKRNGKFYLGVGSSDLSTRIYSLAYE
- the SMKI16G0625 gene encoding uncharacterized protein (similar to Saccharomyces cerevisiae YGR201C), whose product is MSEGTLFTDLNERKLIRTIVPRGLVRSLRLDVKLADPSDAEQLYQREFPWGKYPTFVGPREEWTLTEAMAIDYYLIHLSSDKKAVSQLLGPDGDFKTRADILRWESLSNSDFLNEVCKVFFLLIGIKPYNSIEFETARKNVDTIVSLYERRLKKQKFLTSNEHETLADLTSAAAFSLGFLSIFDETWRSKHPEITHWFDRVVNSRFFEGEFQNFKMCKCAMQSSK